The Pecten maximus chromosome 11, xPecMax1.1, whole genome shotgun sequence genome has a segment encoding these proteins:
- the LOC117337663 gene encoding riboflavin transporter 2-like has product MDRRNGCSKSEVNFVVYFIVVLFGIGSWVAVNGMWVELPILVPNLPEGWKLPSYLTVIIQLANVGPLLVIVSYLCCKDKLNEKAMIYIILIIGTVACVLLAFFWKETSDVFGEDHSVALFVLDFFLSVVDCTSSVLFLPFMALFHVKYMTALYIGEGLSGLLPSLVALGQGVGKVTCQNVSVTNQTTNISNYHIKPVYQNPSFPVEYFCFFLCGMMLVCGLAFTLLNYLPYCKKEHISRKITTGNEMYELKGKDESQMKGHSKSIGPATMALYLSLIAVINSLTNGVLSGIQSYSCIPYGNDAYHLTVTISKIANPVVCFLAFLLPVSSAIAITIFVTMGTGISAYIILMASQSPTPWMYDEPAGPPLMISAWVIMGSLMTFSKVSIASILRQEGKAALLWCGVVTQLGSLIGAILSYILVNVMTFI; this is encoded by the exons ATGGATAGACGTAATGGATGTAGTAAAAGTGAAGTAAACTTCGTCGTTTATTTCATTGTTGTCTTGTTCGGTATTGGATCATGGGTAGCAGTCAATGGCATGTGGGTGGAACTACCCATCCTGGTCCCAAACCTACCAGAAGGGTGGAAACTACCGTCCTATCTGACTGTCATAATCCAACTGGCAAACGTCGGCCCACTTCTTGTCATCGTATCCTATCTGTGCTGCAAGGACAAGCTGAATGAGAAAGCCATGATATATATCATTCTCATAATAGGAACTGTAGCTTGTGTGCTGTTGGCGTTTTTCTGGAAGGAGACATCAGATGTATTCGGCGAGGATCATAGCGTTGCGTTGTTTGTCCTCGACTTTTTCCTCTCCGTCGTCGATTGTACATCGTCTGTATTGTTTCTTCCTTTCATGGCACTATTCCATGTCAAGTATATGACTGCGTTGTATATTGGGGAAGGCCTAAGTGGACTGCTCCCAAGCCTAGTAGCCCTTGGACAAGGAGTTGGCAAGGTGACTTGTCAGAATGTTTCGGTTACAAACCAAACgacaaacatttcaaattatcacATAAAGCCTGTGTATCAAAATCCTTCGTTTCCGGTGGAGTACTTTTGCTTCTTTCTTTGCGGTATGATGCTGGTATGTGGTTTGGCATTCACGTTGctgaattacctcccctatTGCAAAAAAGAACATATATCACGAAAAATTACCACTGGAAATGAAATGTATGAACTGAAAGGCAAAGACGAATCACAAATGAAGGGACATTCCAAAAGCATCGGCCCTGCAACAATGGCCTTATACCTATCTCTCATAGCAGTGATCAACAGCCTCACAAATGGCGTCTTGTCTGGAATTCAATCTTACTCGTGTATACCATACGGAAATGACGCCTACCACCTGACAGTAACTATCTCTAAAATTGCTAATCCGGTTGTATGTTTTTTGGCCTTTCTTCTTCCGGTCTCATCCGCCATTGCTATCACCATCTTTGTTACTATGGGAACGGGAATATCTGCCTACATCATACTGATGGCTAGTCAAAGTCCGACTCCGTGGATGTATGACGAACCAGCTGGTCCACCATTGATG ATATCTGCTTGGGTGATAATGGGCTCCCTGATGACGTTCTCGAAAGTCTCCATCGCCTCTATTCTGAGACAGGAAGGGAAGGCGGCCTTGTTGTGGTGTGGTGTTGTTACACAGTTAGGCTCACTTATCGGTGCCATTCTGAGTTACATTTTAGTCAACGTGATGACCTTTATTTGA